Proteins from a genomic interval of Candidatus Alcyoniella australis:
- a CDS encoding glycosyltransferase family 39 protein: MSNVSRSRLYAALVLAALIVAAVLSLQIGAHNQLRAAGNNELENIELSLELTRAASQGRWSDVLGRYTGTGQARFLPLTADAFFGIGWLISGESFLSIRRLNALALALMLLSCYLLAATRLSRPYALLACLLLACIPLVNVTARFVNPKPLAAAAVTLALWALMRSDDLRNARWSALAGALCGLALLSERGLPPILLGFPLALFAIRGLVWRGTRARALAGIALFGGCALLIAGPNLSNYLAGIERVLNQAYFGTPGGDTAHAADPAYYLHAFWNELLTPPQALIYVLLVPLSLLGKRRPWELWLWLIPPFFVLSTFNTKLPYYMFGLLPPLAILAAHGLSNIPWTRPRRALSILAALIAVSSLALSLYTMPRPPWFWPAPGVSPQLAQLCGGCWAQVDYPSRFNGTGERIVDEARRVKAAAVLFDVSNQDERTRAWAAVVGRRLPRKPVLMVLRNDPTPDIGEVGRVLLLVGNAHEPLIQMLGRPPLVNSAAVFDDEIGQALRAEMKKWNVIQELLLRYDAGRTIKVQVLESSGF; the protein is encoded by the coding sequence TTGTCGAACGTTAGCCGTTCGCGATTGTACGCGGCGCTGGTGCTCGCCGCGCTGATCGTCGCGGCCGTACTCTCGCTGCAGATCGGCGCACACAACCAGCTGCGCGCCGCGGGCAACAACGAGCTGGAGAACATCGAGCTGAGTCTGGAGCTGACGCGCGCCGCGAGCCAGGGGCGCTGGAGCGACGTGCTCGGGCGTTACACGGGCACGGGCCAGGCGCGCTTCCTGCCGCTGACCGCCGACGCGTTCTTCGGCATCGGCTGGCTGATCAGCGGCGAGAGCTTCCTCTCGATCCGCAGGCTCAACGCCTTGGCTCTGGCGCTGATGCTGCTCTCGTGCTACTTGCTGGCCGCCACGCGGCTCTCGCGGCCCTACGCCCTGCTGGCCTGCCTGCTGCTGGCCTGCATCCCGCTGGTCAACGTCACGGCGCGCTTCGTCAATCCCAAACCGCTGGCCGCGGCCGCCGTGACCTTGGCCCTCTGGGCGCTGATGCGCTCGGACGATCTGCGCAACGCACGCTGGTCGGCCCTGGCCGGAGCGCTGTGCGGGCTGGCCCTGCTTAGCGAGCGCGGGCTGCCGCCGATCCTGTTGGGTTTCCCCCTGGCGCTGTTCGCAATCCGCGGGCTCGTTTGGCGCGGGACGCGCGCCAGAGCCCTGGCCGGAATCGCGCTGTTCGGCGGCTGCGCGCTGTTGATCGCCGGGCCGAACCTGAGCAATTACCTGGCGGGCATCGAACGCGTACTGAACCAGGCCTACTTCGGCACTCCGGGCGGGGACACGGCCCACGCCGCGGACCCTGCCTACTACCTGCACGCCTTTTGGAACGAGCTGCTGACTCCACCGCAGGCGCTGATCTATGTGCTGCTCGTTCCGCTGAGTCTGCTGGGTAAACGCCGACCCTGGGAACTGTGGTTGTGGCTGATCCCGCCATTCTTCGTGCTCTCGACGTTCAACACCAAGCTGCCGTATTACATGTTCGGGCTGCTGCCGCCGCTGGCGATCCTGGCGGCCCACGGCCTGAGCAACATCCCGTGGACGCGGCCGCGACGCGCACTTTCGATTCTGGCCGCGCTGATCGCGGTCTCGAGCCTGGCACTGTCGCTGTACACCATGCCCCGGCCACCGTGGTTCTGGCCCGCGCCGGGCGTGTCGCCGCAGCTGGCGCAGCTGTGCGGGGGGTGCTGGGCGCAGGTCGATTACCCCTCGCGCTTCAACGGAACCGGCGAACGGATCGTGGACGAGGCCCGGCGGGTCAAAGCCGCGGCCGTGCTGTTCGACGTCAGTAATCAGGATGAACGCACCAGGGCCTGGGCCGCGGTGGTCGGACGCAGGCTGCCTCGCAAGCCGGTGCTGATGGTGCTCCGCAACGACCCGACCCCCGATATCGGCGAGGTCGGACGGGTGTTATTGCTCGTGGGGAATGCGCACGAGCCGTTGATCCAGATGCTCGGCAGACCACCGCTGGTCAACTCCGCCGCGGTTTTCGATGATGAAATCGGTCAGGCTTTACGCGCTGAGATGAAGAAATGGAATGTCATTCAAGAGCTTTTACTGCGTTACGACGCCGGCCGGACCATCAAGGTTCAGGTGCTTGAATCATCGGGGTTTTAG
- a CDS encoding glycosyltransferase family 39 protein — MAGPSQRRIRLLLILALLAAAGLRLIDLGAPSLWDDEMVTVRYAQHAPGAIVGISAFIDVNPPLYYVLLHYWQAIAGDGEYAWRALSALLGLLLVPLLFVFGRPLVGTRAALIATWIVALSPQHVYSSQEVRSQTALALLALLAGWTLMRMERDGRARLAILAAVLSATALWTHYYMLFMIACWIGYAGLRLLGRAWDRRRIVAGLVYIVLTGLLSLPVLLILLIQLQGGQGWRPQQSLLYVIAGWCLSLTSGLLPWGASMLWGDLGARDAAHGPLMLGAAFAIGAPLMALLLYGVRKLRRPEAPPEAAFLAWWALGPALLVLCACLFTPLFDPRHALIALPPSALLIGLGAVHVLTKPRRGLRLVGAALLVWLGLLACASNVQLRLADACSRQDWRTLVQGVVERAQPGDLMLAQMESATLCLDYYNADRVPLRWIFEWFPRPDAIENNPLAMNAQQREQLIVNAAADALEHERIWLLDYHNRAFDPSNLLERLLLADYVTLASEHRMAGAYRYGMLLLSRRPADVTDALHDRVVFEGFDGPALQLDEGWFAPERWTWAASRACVLLPADRAPGTLTAEVYVPYELLGERPLEIGLRTLEAQTSVIARGPDVLTIELPIAGRPATSMFWACLESERSFVAAQDASGAARSLSVGSIGWQ, encoded by the coding sequence ATGGCCGGGCCGTCGCAACGCCGCATCCGGCTACTGCTGATCCTGGCCCTGCTGGCGGCCGCGGGCCTGCGACTGATCGACCTGGGAGCGCCGAGTCTGTGGGACGACGAGATGGTCACCGTGCGCTACGCCCAGCACGCGCCGGGGGCGATCGTCGGCATCTCGGCGTTCATCGACGTCAACCCGCCGCTGTACTACGTGCTGTTGCACTATTGGCAGGCGATAGCCGGAGACGGCGAGTACGCCTGGCGCGCGCTCTCGGCCCTGCTGGGGCTGCTGCTGGTGCCGCTGTTGTTCGTGTTCGGACGGCCGCTGGTGGGAACGCGCGCCGCCTTGATCGCGACCTGGATCGTCGCCTTGAGCCCGCAGCACGTCTACTCGAGCCAGGAGGTGCGCTCGCAGACCGCCCTGGCGCTGCTGGCGCTGCTCGCCGGGTGGACGCTGATGCGCATGGAGCGCGACGGCCGCGCGCGCTTGGCAATCCTGGCCGCGGTGCTCAGCGCAACGGCGCTGTGGACCCATTACTACATGTTGTTCATGATCGCCTGCTGGATCGGCTACGCGGGCCTGCGGCTGCTAGGCCGGGCTTGGGACCGCCGCCGGATCGTCGCCGGTCTGGTCTACATCGTCCTGACCGGTCTGCTGAGCCTGCCGGTGCTGCTGATCCTGTTGATCCAGCTTCAGGGCGGCCAGGGCTGGCGGCCGCAGCAGTCGCTGCTCTACGTGATCGCCGGCTGGTGCCTAAGCCTGACCAGCGGTCTGCTGCCCTGGGGCGCGTCCATGCTCTGGGGCGACCTGGGGGCCCGCGATGCGGCCCACGGCCCGCTGATGCTCGGCGCGGCGTTCGCAATCGGAGCGCCGTTGATGGCGCTGCTGCTCTACGGAGTACGCAAGCTGCGGCGACCCGAGGCACCGCCCGAGGCCGCGTTCCTCGCCTGGTGGGCTCTGGGCCCGGCGTTGCTGGTGCTGTGCGCCTGCCTGTTCACGCCGCTGTTCGATCCGCGTCACGCGTTGATCGCGCTGCCGCCCTCGGCGCTGCTGATCGGGCTGGGCGCGGTGCACGTGCTGACCAAGCCGCGCCGCGGACTGCGCCTGGTCGGCGCGGCGCTGCTGGTCTGGCTGGGCCTGCTGGCCTGCGCATCCAACGTACAGCTGCGCCTGGCCGACGCCTGTTCGCGTCAGGATTGGCGCACGCTGGTCCAGGGAGTCGTGGAGCGCGCGCAGCCGGGCGATCTGATGCTGGCGCAGATGGAATCCGCGACGCTGTGCCTGGACTACTACAACGCGGACCGCGTGCCGTTGCGCTGGATCTTCGAATGGTTCCCGCGACCCGACGCGATCGAGAACAATCCGTTGGCAATGAACGCTCAACAGCGCGAGCAGTTGATCGTCAACGCGGCGGCCGACGCGCTGGAACACGAACGGATCTGGCTGCTGGACTACCACAACCGCGCCTTTGATCCCTCAAATCTGCTCGAGCGCCTGCTGCTTGCCGACTACGTCACGCTGGCGAGCGAACATCGCATGGCCGGAGCGTACCGCTACGGCATGCTGTTGCTTTCGCGGCGGCCCGCGGACGTGACGGACGCGCTGCACGACCGCGTGGTGTTCGAGGGCTTCGACGGCCCTGCCCTGCAGCTCGACGAGGGCTGGTTCGCGCCCGAGCGCTGGACCTGGGCCGCCAGCCGCGCCTGCGTGCTGTTGCCCGCGGATCGCGCGCCGGGCACGCTTACGGCCGAGGTCTACGTGCCCTACGAGCTGCTCGGCGAGCGCCCGCTCGAGATCGGGCTGCGCACGCTCGAAGCCCAAACCAGTGTGATCGCCCGCGGCCCGGACGTGCTGACCATCGAGCTGCCCATCGCCGGGCGTCCGGCAACGTCGATGTTCTGGGCCTGCCTGGAAAGCGAACGCTCGTTCGTGGCCGCGCAAGACGCCTCGGGCGCTGCGCGCTCGCTGTCGGTGGGCAGCATCGGCTGGCAATGA
- a CDS encoding glycosyltransferase family 39 protein → MAALLLIWSASCLFYLRRFAFVMTDMTMEHTTQVAGLWHLAHSFTGNDRLSALLQVGSYYPRLPGLLGLAALSLFEPESIWSLRALSLAWTALGAVALYLLTRDRAGGMAGIAAATLWLSMPLVLCEARAYTWQTQMTACGAWSLLLFSRSRGFTRPGLAALGGVCGALCLLSVRGLPYLLLAPPAVALALQALVQARREGRVGRASAGMLIGGALCLLPALPFTLKYLLTWGHRLGWQTFGQYPQGETQGASAPLFYISGFFTHGAGPLLGTAIVLGLIAALAFRRLRDPWIWVWALLPILALSTFGTKMVIYMVVALPAFAVLAALGAAALPRPRLRNVALLTLTGCALLSLGWYNFAAPALSPVDPSQPAPELQRRANLYEIANYALAGDPTPARQMLSLLEQSQPTAVALLAGSGDDVGFGGLAVELQYAHPALPLMILYPFVDLYPRELGRMWVVRSSEANQPAGRQIAQLGRCLDRLKIRVYKVEQVQQVLRFLFSLPVEPLGSVRLGPARFELPVVALAPHAQPSDSTRLIWPCKRASICLAGGRIVER, encoded by the coding sequence ATGGCTGCGCTGCTGCTGATCTGGTCGGCCTCCTGCCTGTTCTACCTGCGACGCTTCGCCTTTGTGATGACCGACATGACCATGGAGCACACCACCCAGGTGGCGGGGCTTTGGCACCTGGCGCATAGCTTCACGGGCAACGATCGTCTGTCCGCGCTGTTGCAGGTCGGCAGCTACTACCCACGACTGCCCGGGCTGTTGGGGCTGGCCGCGTTAAGCTTGTTCGAGCCCGAATCGATCTGGTCGCTACGGGCGTTGAGCCTGGCCTGGACCGCTCTGGGAGCGGTCGCGCTGTATTTGCTGACGCGGGATCGCGCCGGGGGCATGGCCGGGATTGCGGCCGCAACGCTCTGGCTCTCGATGCCGCTGGTGCTGTGCGAGGCGCGGGCCTACACCTGGCAGACGCAGATGACGGCCTGCGGCGCCTGGTCGTTGCTGCTGTTCTCGCGTTCGCGCGGTTTCACGCGGCCGGGCCTGGCCGCCCTCGGCGGAGTGTGCGGCGCGCTGTGTCTGCTCTCGGTGCGCGGACTGCCCTACCTGCTGCTGGCTCCTCCCGCCGTGGCGCTGGCGTTGCAGGCCCTGGTGCAAGCCCGGCGCGAGGGGCGCGTGGGGCGCGCGTCGGCCGGGATGCTGATCGGCGGCGCCTTGTGCCTGCTGCCCGCGCTGCCGTTCACCCTGAAGTACTTGTTGACCTGGGGCCACCGCCTGGGCTGGCAGACCTTTGGCCAATACCCGCAAGGCGAGACCCAAGGCGCCAGCGCGCCGCTGTTCTACATCAGCGGGTTCTTCACCCACGGTGCAGGTCCGCTGTTGGGCACTGCAATCGTTTTGGGCCTGATCGCGGCCCTGGCGTTCCGCCGACTGCGCGACCCTTGGATCTGGGTCTGGGCGCTGCTGCCGATCCTGGCGCTCTCGACCTTCGGCACCAAGATGGTGATCTACATGGTGGTGGCGCTCCCCGCCTTCGCCGTGCTGGCCGCGTTGGGCGCGGCCGCGCTACCTAGGCCGCGACTGCGCAACGTGGCACTGCTGACCCTCACCGGCTGCGCACTGCTGAGCCTGGGCTGGTACAACTTCGCCGCGCCCGCACTATCGCCCGTGGATCCCTCGCAGCCCGCCCCTGAATTGCAGCGCCGAGCCAACCTCTATGAGATCGCCAACTACGCCCTGGCCGGCGATCCCACGCCCGCGCGGCAGATGCTCTCGCTGCTCGAGCAATCCCAACCCACTGCCGTGGCCCTGTTGGCGGGCTCGGGCGACGACGTGGGCTTCGGCGGATTGGCGGTGGAGCTGCAGTACGCCCACCCCGCGCTGCCGCTGATGATTCTCTACCCGTTCGTCGACCTCTATCCCCGAGAACTGGGCCGGATGTGGGTCGTCCGGAGTTCGGAGGCGAATCAGCCCGCGGGCCGCCAGATTGCGCAGCTCGGACGCTGCCTGGACCGGCTGAAGATCAGGGTCTACAAGGTCGAGCAGGTCCAGCAGGTTCTACGTTTTCTGTTTTCGTTGCCCGTGGAGCCGCTGGGCAGCGTGCGCCTTGGTCCGGCGCGCTTTGAGCTGCCGGTGGTCGCCCTGGCGCCGCATGCCCAGCCGTCGGACTCCACGCGGCTGATCTGGCCGTGCAAGCGCGCCTCGATCTGCCTGGCCGGAGGTCGGATTGTCGAACGTTAG